In bacterium, one DNA window encodes the following:
- the holB gene encoding DNA polymerase III subunit delta' produces MSFDRVIGQERPKSILQRALANRHLHHAYFFTGPDGAGKEALAIEFAKALYCNSEGVKPCDQCSACRRVGQFNHPDFLFLMPMPKNTAVEEEREILDSLVEQPYLRKKPWPNPSISIERIRELRRISMLKPLELYRVVIIAEADKMTDEAANSLLKILEEPPPNMYMILTSSRPLTLPATIFSRCQEIRFSQLSDEQIATALVQTKGVEPGDARLIARIAQGNFGRALEWLEEDLEERREGVVELLRVCLRDPLAQIEYIEELQSRYDKRLLKDLFGLILIWFRDVQVLRHGHSHGLDVQEVLVNADRMETLEKFSRAFAEIGFDDIFAEVERSIEWIDRNVQISLILIVLLLRLQKHLVLKG; encoded by the coding sequence GTGAGCTTTGATCGCGTCATCGGCCAGGAGCGGCCGAAAAGCATTCTGCAGCGTGCCCTGGCAAACCGCCATCTTCATCACGCCTATTTTTTTACCGGTCCGGACGGTGCAGGCAAAGAGGCGTTGGCCATCGAGTTCGCCAAAGCGCTGTACTGCAACAGCGAGGGCGTCAAACCCTGCGATCAGTGCAGCGCCTGCCGTCGTGTCGGCCAGTTCAATCATCCGGATTTCCTTTTTCTCATGCCTATGCCCAAGAACACGGCCGTGGAGGAAGAGCGGGAGATTCTGGACAGCCTGGTGGAACAGCCCTATTTGAGAAAAAAGCCATGGCCGAACCCTTCCATCAGCATCGAGCGCATCCGTGAACTGCGCCGCATCAGTATGCTCAAACCGCTGGAGCTCTACCGAGTGGTCATCATCGCTGAGGCAGACAAGATGACCGATGAGGCGGCCAATTCGCTGCTCAAGATTCTGGAAGAGCCGCCGCCGAACATGTATATGATTCTGACCAGCAGCCGGCCTTTGACTCTGCCGGCCACCATTTTTTCCCGCTGCCAGGAAATCAGATTCAGTCAGCTTTCTGATGAGCAGATTGCGACGGCGTTGGTGCAGACGAAAGGGGTCGAGCCCGGCGACGCCCGGCTTATCGCCCGCATTGCGCAGGGAAATTTCGGCCGGGCCTTAGAGTGGCTGGAGGAGGACCTGGAAGAGCGGCGCGAGGGTGTGGTCGAGCTGTTGCGTGTCTGCCTGCGCGATCCGCTCGCCCAGATTGAGTATATCGAAGAGCTGCAGTCCCGCTACGACAAACGGCTGCTCAAGGATTTGTTCGGGTTGATTCTGATCTGGTTTCGCGATGTGCAGGTTTTGCGCCACGGCCATTCTCACGGACTGGATGTGCAGGAGGTCCTGGTCAACGCCGACCGGATGGAGACGCTGGAAAAATTCTCCCGCGCGTTTGCAGAGATCGGATTTGACGACATTTTTGCCGAAGTGGAGCGATCTATTGAATGGATCGACCGCAATGTACAGATATCCTTAATTTTGATCGTGCTGTTACTCCGCCTGCAAAAGCATCTTGTTCTTAAAGGTTGA
- a CDS encoding stage 0 sporulation family protein: protein MLIEILFKGERRDIYKNPQQFPFKIGDYAIVEAEKGEDLGVVNQLGSMLERKKVEGELRNIIRKPTLKDLDYYRSNRKREKDAYRLCRGKIVDHGLDMKLVDVEYQFDGNKITFYFTAEKRVDFRELVKDLATIYKVRIELRQIGVRDEAKRIGGYGSCGRNLCCSTFLKEFEPITTQCAKEQNLPLNPQKLSGLCGRLLCCLMYERDFYRQQMEKLPAVGARYKTPAGVGVVTNVDVFSEKVTLSYTPEKQECLPYQELSQYELLTDVESDE, encoded by the coding sequence ATGTTGATTGAAATTTTATTTAAAGGCGAGCGCCGCGACATTTACAAAAATCCGCAGCAGTTCCCGTTCAAGATCGGCGATTATGCCATCGTGGAAGCGGAAAAGGGCGAGGACCTGGGCGTTGTCAATCAATTGGGTTCCATGCTGGAGCGCAAGAAGGTGGAAGGCGAACTGCGCAACATCATTCGTAAACCCACGCTCAAGGATTTGGACTATTACCGTTCCAACCGCAAACGCGAAAAGGACGCTTATCGGCTCTGCCGGGGTAAAATCGTGGATCATGGTTTGGATATGAAGCTGGTGGATGTCGAGTACCAGTTCGACGGCAACAAGATCACTTTTTATTTTACCGCCGAGAAACGGGTCGATTTCCGCGAATTGGTGAAGGACTTGGCGACCATCTATAAAGTGCGCATCGAACTGCGGCAGATCGGGGTTCGTGATGAGGCCAAACGCATCGGCGGGTACGGCAGCTGCGGACGCAATCTGTGCTGTTCCACTTTTTTAAAAGAGTTCGAACCGATTACCACGCAATGCGCCAAGGAGCAGAATTTGCCGTTGAACCCGCAAAAATTGTCCGGTTTATGCGGCCGTCTGCTCTGCTGTCTGATGTATGAGCGTGATTTTTACCGGCAACAGATGGAAAAGCTGCCTGCCGTGGGCGCGCGATACAAAACCCCCGCCGGCGTCGGTGTGGTGACTAATGTGGACGTGTTCAGCGAGAAGGTTACGCTCTCGTACACGCCGGAAAAGCAGGAGTGCCTGCCCTATCAAGAGCTGTCGCAGTACGAGCTGCTTACCGATGTGGAGTCTGACGAATAG
- a CDS encoding sigma-70 family RNA polymerase sigma factor — MEPLSKDIIQRAIQGDERACAEIVERYRPQILILILRMVHGREEAEDLTQETFIKAFHALPSFNAEYAFSTWLYKIAVNNCIDFFRKKKLKTTSIDASLAGSDGERMREFPDEQSQRPDAGLIELENKNYIQAAIDSLPAKYREAIVLRHVQDLAYDEISARLKVPIGTVKVRIFRAREMLKKKLRDQRRFY, encoded by the coding sequence ATGGAGCCGCTGTCAAAAGACATCATTCAACGCGCCATTCAAGGCGATGAGCGTGCCTGCGCCGAAATCGTGGAACGCTACCGGCCGCAGATCCTCATTCTGATCCTGCGCATGGTGCATGGCCGGGAGGAAGCCGAAGATCTCACCCAGGAGACCTTTATCAAAGCATTTCATGCCCTGCCCTCCTTTAACGCCGAATACGCTTTTTCCACGTGGCTGTACAAGATCGCGGTCAATAATTGCATCGATTTCTTCCGTAAGAAAAAATTAAAGACCACGTCGATCGACGCTTCGCTCGCCGGCAGCGACGGCGAGCGGATGCGTGAATTTCCCGATGAGCAGAGCCAGCGGCCGGATGCCGGGTTGATCGAACTGGAGAATAAAAATTATATTCAGGCCGCCATTGACAGCCTGCCCGCCAAATACCGCGAAGCGATCGTGCTGCGTCATGTGCAAGACTTGGCCTATGATGAGATATCGGCAAGGTTGAAGGTGCCGATCGGAACCGTCAAGGTGCGGATCTTTCGCGCCCGGGAAATGCTGAAAAAGAAACTGCGGGATCAGCGCCGTTTTTATTAA